In Calorimonas adulescens, the sequence GGTGAGGACAGTTTCAGGTATGATGCCAATGTAGAACCCCATCCACATATAATTTGTCTGAAATGTAAAAAAGTCGAAGATGTGGAAAACCATTTCACCGAGGAGTTAAAGGAAATCATATCTAAGAAAACAAATTATAAGGTAGTCTCACAACAACTCTATTTTTATGGATACTGCCCTGAGTGCAGTAAAGGGGATTAATACATCCTCTTTTTATAACTTTTTCAAGAAATCCCTCATTCTCTTTGCAGCTTCTTTGAGATCGTCCATGGAACTGGCATAGGATAAACGTATAAACCCTTCACCGTTTTTCCCGAAGGCAGTGCCAGGTACAACCGCTACCTTCCCCTCGTATAGGAGCCTGGTAGCAAACTCGTCAGAGGTAAGGCTTGTATTCTTTATGGATGGGAATATATAGAACGCCCCCCGTGGTTCAAAACAATGAAGTCCCATGTTCCTTACCTCATCAAGTAAAAATTTTCTCCTCTTGTCATATTCCTCTACCATATTTTTTATGTCATTATCGCCATTCTTTAATGCCTCTATAGCAGCATACTGTCCCATTGAAGGGGCACATGTAACTGTATATTGATGTACTTTTACCATTTCTTTTATAAAGCCCTCCGGCGCAGCAATATACCCAAGCCTCCAACCAGTCATGGCATAGGTTTTGGAAAAACCGTTTACAGTTATTGTTCTATCCCACATATCCGGCAGGCTGGCAAAGGACGTATAGTCCACACCATAAGTGAGCTCACTATATATCTCATCGGATATGACAATAAGGTCACGCCTCTTTACCACCTCTGCTATGGCAGCCAGTTCGTCTCTTGTCATTATGGCGCCGGTCGGATTATTGGGATAATTAAGTATCAGGACCTTTGTCCTCTCCGTTATATTGCTCTCCAGTATATCCGGCCTCAATATAAAGTTATCCTCTTCAAAGGTAGGCACAAACTTCGGCACCGCCCCGGCCATAATGACACACGGCTTATATGTAACAAAGGATGGCTGTGGTATTATGACCTCATCCCCCTCTGATACCAGTGCGCGCAGAGCCGTATCAATGGCCTGGCTTACACCTATGGTCACTATGATCTCTGTATCTGGGTTATAGGTTATGCTGTGTCTTCTGGAAAGAAAATGGGAAATCTCCTTCCTCAGTTCTAAAAGTCCCATGTTGTGGGTATAAAATGTATGTCCTTCATTTAGAGCCTTAACTGCAGCGTCTATTATATGTTTTGGCGTTACAAAGTCTGGCTGGCCAAGACTCAGAGATATGGCCCCTTTCACCTCTCCCGCCATGTTGAAAAAATGACGTATTTCAGAGGTTTGAATTGATTTTACCCTGTCTGATAAGTACCTTTCCTGTTCCATTTGTTCACCTCTTTTTCTATAATTATTTTATATATTCTACATATTTTTTAAAAATCCTCTTTAATAAAATGGATACGGTTTATAAACCGGTGCATTCTTTCCATTTAATTGATAAAATGAGGCATAGCTGCAGTCAATGTTAAAAAACTGGCGCACATCATCATACCAGATTTTTGATATCACAGACTTTATAAACCCGGCATGGGATACAAAGAGGATATTGCCGGTAAATTCACCAGCATATCGTTCAAAACATGCAGCAGATTTATTTATGTAATTTACTACATTATCCCCTTGAGGAAAGGTAAACAAAAGAGGCCTGGCCATATATTCCTCCCACTCCTCCCGATATTCCTTCTCAATTTCGTTGTAACTCAGTGCCTCCCAGAGTCCAAAGTCAATTTCAGCAAGACATTCCTCTATAATAAGTCGTGTATCCTTCTGCAAAGCTATCTGTTCAGCAACGCCCCTGCACCTTTTAAGTGGACTGGATATCACCATATCGAGCTTTATATCCTTGAAATATGCTTTTATTCTTTCCGCCTGTTTCAGACCGTTCTCAGAAAGTTCGGCATTTGTCCTGCCTATGTATCTTCCCTTTCCCTTTATTTCAGGGTGCCTTAAGAGATAGATGCTTCTCACCACAACACCCCCATTATGTCTCCTGTCAGAAGGAACACTATCTCGGAAATCACGAGGGAAGCTCCCAGCACATCCCCGTTGATCCCGCCAAGGCGTGACGACATATTTTTTGCAAACATCAATGAGGCCGCTATGGAGGCTACAGATGGTACAACAAACCTCATGCCAAGCAGAAAAAAGCCAATTATACATGATATAGATGTTGCTATGGCCAATTCCCTTATGCCAGCACTCTTGCTGAAGAGATACCCGAGTCCCTCATTCTTTGCGGGTTTATACAATGATGAAACCACAGTCATTGTCCACCTGCCGGCTATTGGGAAAAAAAACAGAAACCTATAGTCTGCAGACCTTAAAAGGGTAAAGTAAAAAAGGAGTGCTATAGAGACAGACGCAGCAGCAAAAGTGCCAATTCTGCTATCTTTCATGACATTCATAAGCGCTTCTTCTTTTTTACCACTGGCCAGGCCATCAAAACAATCAGCCATACCATCCAAATGAAACCCCAGTGTAAGATAGACATACATTGTAAGAGCAAGCAAAGCGGCAATCTCCCTGCCAAGTGGTTCTGTCAGGTATATTATGCCAGCAACCACACCTCCTGGTATTATGCCAACCAGAGGGAAAAAGGCCGTACACCTGGAAAAGTCATCATCCTCCGGTTTTAAGTCAATATATACCGGTGTCCTGATAAGAAACATAATAGCCATCAATAAGTGCTTCATCGTCAAAATTACCCCTTTATCTTGACAGCTATACCTGATACCATAAGATATACAGTGTCGCTGATCTCTGCAAGTCTCTGGTTTACAAAGCCGGCGATATCGCGAAATGCCCTGCCCAGTGGATACTCAGGGACAAGCGACATACCCACCTCATTGGTGACGATGATAAACCTGCCCTCAAAGCACCTTATACCATCTATAAGCTTGCCTATCTCCCCCATTACCTCTTTCTCCGCCCTGTCAAAGTCGGACATCGACGCCTTATCCCAGTCTATATTTAAGTCCAGCATTAAATTACTCACCATGACGGTAATGCAGTCTAAGAGTATTGCCTTTGAGTGGCTGTGTCCAGCTATCACCCTGTCCAGATCCCTGTATTTTTCCACAGTAATCCAACTGTCGGGCCTTCTCTGCCTGTGCTTATCTATCCTGTGCCTCATCTCAACATCCACAGGAATGGATGTGGCTATATAGGTAACCGCATCAAAACCTGATGCCAGTTGTTCCGCCATGCGGCTCTTGCCCGACCTTGCCCCTCCGGTAACCAGTATTGTTTCAGCCATTTAACGTCTCCTCCAGTGCAATTAATAATTGTTCATTGAGCCCCCTGTCCTTAACAGCTATCCTTATAAACCTCGTATCAAGGCCAGGTATGTTGGAAAGGTCTCTTATTAGAAATCCTTTTTCTATCATCCTTGCCTTGAGTTCCGTTGAGGTAATAGAATCCAATCTTATCATAAAAAAGTTGGCACAGGATGGATAGGTATATATCTTTTTTATCCTCTTTAGACGCCATGCCATGTATGGTCTTTCTTCATTTATCCATTCCCTTGTCCTGTTAATATAATTGGTATCGAAAAAAATGGGTCCGATCCTTGAGGCAAAGGCATTTAATGGCCATGATGGCTGCACTCTTTTAAGTTTTGATATGACTTCCTCCGAAGAAAAGGCGTACCCCAGCCTCAGCCCAGGCATTCCAAAAAACTTAGTGGCGGCCCTCAGAACAATGAGACCAGTATATTCCGATATGTATTCGGCCATCGTGTAGCCCCTCTCAAAGCAAAACTCCATGAAGGCTTCATCTACTATAACATAGGCATTTTCCCCTCTGGCCTGGCCAATAAGGTCCAAAATTACTTCCCTATCATACAGGACACCAGTGGGGTTATTGGGATTACATATAAATACCGCATCATAGTCTAAGCCATTCAGGTCTACTTTGTCTGGCTCAAAATCGTGCTCCTCCTTGAGATAATAGACTGTGGGCGAGGCCCCATGGGCCAGAGAGGCCAACCTGTATTCGTCAAAGGTAGGGCCAATTATTATAGGCCTCTTTATACCAAGCCCTGCTATTATAATGTGTATAACCTCGGAAAGGCCGTTCCCAACCATGACATTTTCACATTTAACCCCCATATATTCTGAAATATTCCTTGTTATATCCCTGTTCTCCTCATCAGGATAGCATGTAAGCAAATCAATATTCTTTAAAACCGGTATCGCAGAATCAGGGATCCCCAGTGGATTAATGTTCGATGAAAAGTCTACAATGCCTTCCCTTCCATAAATATCACCACCATGCACCTGCATATAAATACCTCACCCCGCAAAATATTATCATGGTAACAAATCCTGTGGCATAAGCTAAATGCACTGCATTCCTTATATCTTCCCGCTCAAGCTCCTGTCTCTTGCCTCCGATAATTGGCTTCTTCGATGGCACGCCATTGTAATAGTTGAGGCCGCCAAGCTTTATACCCATAGCACCAGCAAAGCACGCCTCACCATGCCCGCTGTTGGGTGAGGGATTTTTAAGCCTGTCACGCATGCCCACGCTGAGAGACTTATTAAAATCCATACCGATGAACAGCGCCGCCGTGGGTATAAGGAAAAGGGACAGCCTTGCAGGCAGAAAGTTCAAAAGGTCGTCGGTCCTGGCAGATGCCCAGCCAAAATCCATGTACCTCTCATTTTTGTATCCCACCATAGAATCTAAGGTGCTCACAGCCTTAAAGGCCAGGCCGGCTGGAGCTCCAAAAAGGATAATATAGAAAAGCGGGGATATAAAACCATCCACTATATTTTCTGCCACCGTCTCCACCGCAGCCCTTATTATCTCATTCTCATTCAAGCAGTCCGTGTCCCTGCCCACTATCATTGAAAGATTTTTCCTGGCCATAACCACATCATTGTCCATGAGGCTATGGTAGACTCTCATGGCCTCATTGCCAAGGTCTCTCAGAGATAAACAAAAAAATATCATTAAAATATCCACAATATGGTACAACAGCCGGTACGGGGACAGTACTTTTAATATACTATATGGTATTATCCATGCAGTAAATGCAGTCACGGCAAGAAGCACAAGACCAGTAAGGCGTTTGGGCAGTTTGACAGGGTAGAGGAC encodes:
- a CDS encoding pyridoxal phosphate-dependent aminotransferase, with product MQVHGGDIYGREGIVDFSSNINPLGIPDSAIPVLKNIDLLTCYPDEENRDITRNISEYMGVKCENVMVGNGLSEVIHIIIAGLGIKRPIIIGPTFDEYRLASLAHGASPTVYYLKEEHDFEPDKVDLNGLDYDAVFICNPNNPTGVLYDREVILDLIGQARGENAYVIVDEAFMEFCFERGYTMAEYISEYTGLIVLRAATKFFGMPGLRLGYAFSSEEVISKLKRVQPSWPLNAFASRIGPIFFDTNYINRTREWINEERPYMAWRLKRIKKIYTYPSCANFFMIRLDSITSTELKARMIEKGFLIRDLSNIPGLDTRFIRIAVKDRGLNEQLLIALEETLNG
- the cbiB gene encoding adenosylcobinamide-phosphate synthase CbiB — its product is MVDVVIAFVLDFILGDPAFLLHPVRLIGRLINVVEGVLYPVKLPKRLTGLVLLAVTAFTAWIIPYSILKVLSPYRLLYHIVDILMIFFCLSLRDLGNEAMRVYHSLMDNDVVMARKNLSMIVGRDTDCLNENEIIRAAVETVAENIVDGFISPLFYIILFGAPAGLAFKAVSTLDSMVGYKNERYMDFGWASARTDDLLNFLPARLSLFLIPTAALFIGMDFNKSLSVGMRDRLKNPSPNSGHGEACFAGAMGIKLGGLNYYNGVPSKKPIIGGKRQELEREDIRNAVHLAYATGFVTMIIFCGVRYLYAGAWW
- a CDS encoding pyridoxal phosphate-dependent aminotransferase, translated to MEQERYLSDRVKSIQTSEIRHFFNMAGEVKGAISLSLGQPDFVTPKHIIDAAVKALNEGHTFYTHNMGLLELRKEISHFLSRRHSITYNPDTEIIVTIGVSQAIDTALRALVSEGDEVIIPQPSFVTYKPCVIMAGAVPKFVPTFEEDNFILRPDILESNITERTKVLILNYPNNPTGAIMTRDELAAIAEVVKRRDLIVISDEIYSELTYGVDYTSFASLPDMWDRTITVNGFSKTYAMTGWRLGYIAAPEGFIKEMVKVHQYTVTCAPSMGQYAAIEALKNGDNDIKNMVEEYDKRRKFLLDEVRNMGLHCFEPRGAFYIFPSIKNTSLTSDEFATRLLYEGKVAVVPGTAFGKNGEGFIRLSYASSMDDLKEAAKRMRDFLKKL
- a CDS encoding histidine phosphatase family protein; this encodes MRSIYLLRHPEIKGKGRYIGRTNAELSENGLKQAERIKAYFKDIKLDMVISSPLKRCRGVAEQIALQKDTRLIIEECLAEIDFGLWEALSYNEIEKEYREEWEEYMARPLLFTFPQGDNVVNYINKSAACFERYAGEFTGNILFVSHAGFIKSVISKIWYDDVRQFFNIDCSYASFYQLNGKNAPVYKPYPFY
- the cobS gene encoding adenosylcobinamide-GDP ribazoletransferase, producing the protein MKHLLMAIMFLIRTPVYIDLKPEDDDFSRCTAFFPLVGIIPGGVVAGIIYLTEPLGREIAALLALTMYVYLTLGFHLDGMADCFDGLASGKKEEALMNVMKDSRIGTFAAASVSIALLFYFTLLRSADYRFLFFFPIAGRWTMTVVSSLYKPAKNEGLGYLFSKSAGIRELAIATSISCIIGFFLLGMRFVVPSVASIAASLMFAKNMSSRLGGINGDVLGASLVISEIVFLLTGDIMGVLW
- the cobU gene encoding bifunctional adenosylcobinamide kinase/adenosylcobinamide-phosphate guanylyltransferase; this translates as MAETILVTGGARSGKSRMAEQLASGFDAVTYIATSIPVDVEMRHRIDKHRQRRPDSWITVEKYRDLDRVIAGHSHSKAILLDCITVMVSNLMLDLNIDWDKASMSDFDRAEKEVMGEIGKLIDGIRCFEGRFIIVTNEVGMSLVPEYPLGRAFRDIAGFVNQRLAEISDTVYLMVSGIAVKIKG